A window from Leifsonia shinshuensis encodes these proteins:
- a CDS encoding alpha-galactosidase: MLDGYGAVLALRAAGTSLVIDTAGRVPRVLHWGADPGPLDDAAAEALRETAGPALLNNSPDIPRTFSLWPTEYEGWAGTPAQEGHAAGTATTPRPRTEAVRYDDGGEHGGRIEIDLADEITGLRSTMTIVLDAYGVLSVDIALVRDASLARDGAALPYTLDALRVLLPVPERAVDVLDFTGKWCRERAPQRGPLFFGSHVRRAHRGKPGHDAPFLVVAATEDLGFSRGEAWATHLAWSGDAEYVVERLTEGAGAFSAVLGAGEGLGPGEIALEAGDRYVAPTALFVWSGEGLDGIADRLHRRLRARPSHPRTPRPLTLNSWEAVYFDHDLDRLTALVGRAARVGVERFVLDDGWFHDRRDANAGLGDWVVDRTVWPDGLTPLVQEVRAHGMQFGIWVEPEMVNLDSDLARAHPEWVLGPRELGAAARDQYVLDLTRPEAYEHVLGQISAIVDEYAVDYIKWDHNRDLSEAVSGYAGIDRPAVHEQTLALYRMLDTLRERHPHLEIETCSGGGGRVDLGILQRTDRVWASDCNDPVERLQIERWTRMLVPPELIGSHLGAARSHTTSRRTDLSFRLVVALTAHAGIEWDLQEADDDELEAIARWGAVYRELRELIHSGRVVNADLADDAAALTGIIAQDGGRAVYTWARLATSAPGQSGRVRFPGLDAGARYTVRIRDEFGVASRHQSADPSWITAALNPEGIALPGSVLATAGVPMPTLNPQQGMLFDLVRE; the protein is encoded by the coding sequence CGTGATCGACACGGCGGGACGCGTGCCGCGCGTCCTGCACTGGGGAGCCGATCCCGGACCCCTCGACGACGCCGCCGCGGAAGCCCTGCGCGAGACGGCCGGGCCCGCGCTCCTCAACAACTCGCCCGACATCCCGCGAACGTTCAGCCTGTGGCCGACGGAGTACGAGGGCTGGGCGGGCACACCCGCGCAGGAGGGCCACGCCGCCGGGACCGCGACGACGCCGCGCCCTCGCACCGAGGCGGTCCGCTACGACGACGGCGGCGAGCACGGCGGCCGGATCGAGATCGACCTCGCCGACGAGATCACCGGCCTCCGCTCGACCATGACCATCGTCCTGGACGCATACGGTGTGCTGTCGGTCGACATCGCCCTGGTGCGGGACGCGTCCCTCGCCCGCGACGGCGCAGCGCTCCCGTACACGCTCGACGCCCTGCGCGTGCTCCTCCCGGTGCCGGAGCGCGCCGTCGACGTGCTCGACTTCACCGGCAAGTGGTGCCGGGAGCGGGCGCCGCAGCGCGGGCCGCTGTTCTTCGGCAGCCACGTGCGCCGCGCGCACCGCGGCAAGCCCGGGCACGACGCACCGTTCCTCGTCGTCGCGGCCACCGAGGACCTCGGTTTCAGCCGCGGCGAGGCGTGGGCGACGCACCTGGCCTGGAGCGGCGACGCCGAGTACGTCGTCGAGCGGCTGACCGAGGGCGCCGGCGCCTTCTCGGCGGTGCTCGGAGCGGGCGAAGGCCTGGGGCCGGGTGAGATCGCACTCGAGGCGGGCGACCGCTACGTGGCGCCCACCGCCCTGTTCGTCTGGTCCGGCGAGGGCCTCGACGGGATCGCCGACCGGCTGCACCGCCGCCTGCGTGCCCGGCCGTCGCATCCCCGCACACCGCGTCCCCTCACCCTGAACTCCTGGGAGGCGGTCTACTTCGACCACGACCTCGACCGGCTGACGGCGCTGGTCGGGCGCGCCGCGCGGGTCGGTGTGGAGCGCTTCGTGCTCGACGACGGCTGGTTCCACGACCGTCGCGACGCCAACGCCGGCCTCGGCGACTGGGTGGTCGACCGCACGGTGTGGCCGGACGGGCTCACCCCGCTGGTCCAGGAGGTGCGGGCGCACGGGATGCAGTTCGGCATCTGGGTGGAGCCCGAGATGGTCAACCTCGACTCCGACCTGGCGCGCGCGCATCCGGAATGGGTGCTCGGCCCGCGAGAGCTCGGGGCCGCAGCGCGCGACCAGTACGTGCTCGACCTGACCCGGCCGGAGGCCTACGAGCACGTGCTCGGGCAGATCAGCGCGATCGTCGACGAGTACGCGGTCGATTACATCAAGTGGGACCACAACCGGGACCTGTCGGAGGCGGTCAGCGGGTACGCGGGCATCGACCGCCCCGCCGTCCACGAGCAGACCCTGGCTCTCTACCGGATGCTGGACACGCTCCGCGAGCGGCACCCGCACCTCGAGATCGAGACCTGCTCCGGCGGCGGTGGACGTGTCGACCTCGGCATCCTGCAGCGGACGGACCGGGTCTGGGCCTCGGACTGCAACGACCCGGTCGAGCGCCTGCAGATCGAGCGCTGGACCCGGATGCTCGTGCCGCCGGAGCTCATCGGCTCGCACCTCGGCGCCGCCAGGTCGCATACCACCTCGCGGCGCACCGACCTCTCCTTCCGGCTGGTCGTCGCGCTCACCGCGCACGCGGGCATCGAGTGGGACCTGCAGGAGGCGGACGACGACGAGCTCGAGGCGATCGCCCGCTGGGGTGCGGTCTACCGCGAACTGCGCGAGCTCATCCACAGCGGGCGGGTGGTCAACGCCGACCTCGCCGACGACGCCGCCGCGCTGACCGGCATCATCGCCCAGGACGGCGGCCGCGCGGTCTACACCTGGGCGCGTCTCGCGACGTCGGCGCCGGGCCAGTCCGGCCGGGTCCGGTTCCCCGGCCTCGACGCGGGAGCGCGCTACACCGTCCGCATCCGGGACGAGTTCGGCGTCGCCAGCCGGCACCAGAGCGCAGACCCCTCCTGGATCACCGCCGCCCTGAACCCCGAGGGCATCGCACTGCCCGGCTCCGTGCTCGCGACGGCCGGTGTTCCGATGCCCACCCTCAATCCGCAGCAGGGGATGCTGTTCGACCTGGTCCGGGAGTGA